In Hyalangium ruber, the DNA window GCCGCGGATGGAGCCGTTGTAGCCGGTGGAGAGGATGGTGCGGTCGCGGACCAGGAGGGCGCCGACATGCTTGCGATCACAGGTGGCGCGGGTGGCGACCTGGCGAGCGATGTCCATGAAGTACTGATCCCACGAGCTGCGCGGCTGGGTCACGGTGCGACCTCCAGGAGGGAGCGCGGATGTAGCGCGGAGGGGCACGGAATCCAACTTCCCGGATCGGGTGTCGGCGAGTGGACGCTCCTCCCCGTGGGACCTTGGTGGGATACGCGCCAGTCCCCAGTTTCCCCACAAGAGGACAGGATGGGCCGAGCATACCTGGGGCTGTGGGGAGTGGTTTTGAGTGCGGGACCGGCGCTGGCGCAGGAGCCACCGGCGGAGGTGCGGAGCCTGCAAGAGGTGCAGGGCGCGATCGCCTCCGTGGACGCGCGCCGGGGCACACTGATGCTGTCGGAGGGCAAGGGGCGCGTGGAGCTGCGCGTGGACGCGAGCACCACGATCTTCCTTCCGGGAGGCATCGGGAGCCTGGCGGATCTCACCCCCGGCCAGAAGGTCCGCGCGGCCTACGAGCGCGGAGACAAGGGCCCGGTGGCGCAGTGGATCGAGCTGGTGGAAGAGCCCTGAGGCCTACTTCTTCGGCGCGTCCTTGCCCCAGATCTCCGCGAGGCGCGCGTCACGACCGCACCCGACGCGGTAGGCGCGATAGTGCGCCGGGTTCTTCTGGTAGTAGTCCTGGTGGTACTCCTCCGCCGGGTAGAACGCGGAGGCGGAGACGATCTGCGTCACGATGGGCCTGTTGAAGCGTCCCGACGCCTCGAGCTGGCGCTTGGACTCCTCGGCGAGCCGCTGCTGCTCCGCATCGTGGAAGAAGATCGCCGTTCGGTACTCGGCGCCCCTGTCGCAGAACTGCGCGTTGGGCGTGAGCGGATCCACGTTGTGCCAGAAGGCTTCGAGCAACTGGGCGTAGCTCACCTTGCTCGGGTCATAGGCGACCTGAACCGCCTCGGCGTGGCCCGTGCCCCCCTCGGAGACCTCTTCATAGGTGGGGTTGGCCTTCGTTCCGCCGATGAACCCCGAGGTGGTGGACACCACGCCCGACAGCTTGTCGAACGGGATCTCCATGCTCCAGAAGCACCCTCCCGCGAAGGTGGCGGTGGCGAGCTTCGCCTCCTTCTTCGCGGGTTCGACGGCCACGGCGGCGGTTCCCACCAGCGCGGCGGCGACAGCAAGCACTGCAAGGCGTGTAGAGCGTGAGGGCATGACGGTCCTTTCTGACGCTTCTACGCGCCAGGCCCCCAGCGCGTTACCACCTATCGCTGCGCCGTCTGCCCTACCCCACCCTCGGAGGCCCGGTTCAGCAGCCGGCCGTAGCCCTTGGACTCCAGGAATCCACGCACCTTCGAGGTGGGCGCGGCGAACGTCTCACCCGGCATCGGCACGTCGAAGCTGTAGTCCTTCTCCGCCACCGCGAAGCCCACCTTCGCCGTCCGGTAGCCCTCGACGATGGCCAGGAGCTTGCCCGTCTCCAGGCTGAAGATGCCGCCGCCCGAGGCCCCGTAGCCGATGGGCGCGTCCGTCTTCACCATCTTCGGGCGCTTGCTCTCCCGGTCCCACTCCACCTGCGAGAGCATGCCGCCCGACAGCGACAGCGACTTGCCGAACGGGCACGCCGCCACCACCACGTCCTCGCCCAGCTCCAGCTCCGTGTCGTCCGCCAGCTCCGCCGGCTCCAGCTCCACCCCCGGCACGCGCAGCAGCGCCAGATCCATCTCCGGCACCTTGCCCGTGGCCACCACCTCCACCGGGTACTCGGACAGCTCGGCCTGGCGCTCCTGGGTGATGATCATCCGCGGCGCCTTCAGGTCCTCCACATCCACCGCGTGCGCGTTGGTGATGACGTAGCTGGCCACCCCGTCCGCCGTGCGATCGGTGCCGATCACCACGCCAGAGGCCGTCCGGCGCGACTTGCCGCCCTCGGTCACCACCAGGCGCACGTTGTGCGGCACGATTCGCCGGACCAGCTGCTTGCGCGTGGGTCGCTCCGAGCGCACCGCGACCGCCTTCTCCACCGGTACCGCCACGCGCGGAGCCTCGGCGACGGAGGCGGGCGTCGACGACGGCGCGGCGCTGGCGCAGGACAGGAAGGCGAACAGGGCGGGGGCCCCGAGGAGAAACCGGTTCATCAACGCTCCGGGAAGGGGGTACGGGACTGATGACATCCTTGAGGAATGGATCTTCCCGCGCGCCGCCGTGACGGAAAAGCACGGCGGCCAGCCTGCCCTCCCCTGCCCGCCTGCTCTCAGCCGTAGCGCTTCTTCATCAGGAACAGGATCGCGTCCTTCGCGCAGTGCTCGCAGTACCCGTAGCGCTCCGCCATCGTCTTCAGCGTGCTCTCCACCTGCGCCTGCTCTCGCGACGAGAGCGTGCCCTTCTCCTCCGAGAGGTACTTGAGCACGTTCTCCTTGTTCTTGCGCAGCACCCGCTTGCGGTCCTCGAAGTAGTGGTCCCTCAGGCGCTTGAACATGTCCGGGAAGATGACCGAGTAGTCCATCCCCACATCCGGGTTGTCCAGCCGGTGCGCGCCGACCGCCGCGATCAGCCCCCGCCGGTACTCACCCGCGTCCTCGCCCTTCGGCATGACGATCGCCTCGAGCTCCGCCATGCGCTGCTCGTCCGGGCGCTCATTCTCTCCCGTCACCCGGTTGCGCATCTTCTCCCCGCGCACCCAGTGGCTCACGTTCTGGATGTAGCGCTCCACCAGCTCGCGGTACTGGCCCTCGGACACCAGCCCCATCGAGTCGCGCACCTCGGAGTCCACCCGCTCCAGGTACTCGCCCTCCGCCGCGCGCACGAACTCCTCGTGGTCGTGGTAGCCGTCCACCACCTCCTGCTGCAGGAACTCGTAGACGCTCTTGTCCTGGCAGATCGCC includes these proteins:
- the msrA gene encoding peptide-methionine (S)-S-oxide reductase MsrA codes for the protein MPSRSTRLAVLAVAAALVGTAAVAVEPAKKEAKLATATFAGGCFWSMEIPFDKLSGVVSTTSGFIGGTKANPTYEEVSEGGTGHAEAVQVAYDPSKVSYAQLLEAFWHNVDPLTPNAQFCDRGAEYRTAIFFHDAEQQRLAEESKRQLEASGRFNRPIVTQIVSASAFYPAEEYHQDYYQKNPAHYRAYRVGCGRDARLAEIWGKDAPKK
- a CDS encoding S1 family peptidase, producing MNRFLLGAPALFAFLSCASAAPSSTPASVAEAPRVAVPVEKAVAVRSERPTRKQLVRRIVPHNVRLVVTEGGKSRRTASGVVIGTDRTADGVASYVITNAHAVDVEDLKAPRMIITQERQAELSEYPVEVVATGKVPEMDLALLRVPGVELEPAELADDTELELGEDVVVAACPFGKSLSLSGGMLSQVEWDRESKRPKMVKTDAPIGYGASGGGIFSLETGKLLAIVEGYRTAKVGFAVAEKDYSFDVPMPGETFAAPTSKVRGFLESKGYGRLLNRASEGGVGQTAQR